In Vicia villosa cultivar HV-30 ecotype Madison, WI linkage group LG7, Vvil1.0, whole genome shotgun sequence, the DNA window attatatattaaaatacaataacgatacattaactttttcattttttttatgttatttttttctttagcaatcttttatcatttaattttttatagtatttttttttaactacaatttttctataatttttttatattgttttttttatctatctttttaaaattatttttggaagttggtggtggattcattattttgaaagttggacattcgttaaaaataattatatattaaaatacaataacgatacattaacgatacaaatacattaaaattaaaaacattacaaaatacattaacgatacaaatacattaaaattaaaaacattacaaaatacattaacgatacaaatataATTCCTATTgagcgccacgtggaccatggtacgatccacaTTCAGGTTGTCTAATAGGTCGTGTAGAAGGGTCACGAGTTGGTAATGCCCCCCTATTCCTGCgacgacgcccccctctatttggttcgtcTTGTGCTTGAGTCGACGACCCCTCAATGAAATATGGGTCTTCAAAATCTGTGGGCCGTCCTTGACCTCTAGAATTCCCTCCATAGgataggcgggtgcccgcggcgctgtcaaagctttgtctaggtgggttgaaatttctcctagtgggtgcggcctggaagttttggtagttggtggtggattcggtttggttaaaatacaatggttgtggtGGTGTGTTGAGGTCAAATGGTTGGTTGGGGTACTGTGATGTTGGTTGGTCGAATGTGGTGtattgcgggtattcttcttctatgcccatgtcgggggttattggtggtgatcttgaagagctCCCAGCATGGAATTCTTGGAAATGTGATCTGGAAGAGCTCCCtacatggaattcttgattttgtggttgagtttgggatggaaaaaactggtggtattgttgagaatgttgttggtaaaaaggtgtttgtggttggattggttgttggtggtaactttgttgttgttgttggtgttgtcgTGGGTAAtgctgttgttggtaatttggtggtggttgttgttgttgttggtaatttggtggtggttgttgttgtcctccaaaatatggaggttgtgctcgcgggtcagctaaatagaaaggggcagacacaatcatttcaggatttgtgaccgatctgtaccagttgacatattgaacagttggcttcatttctcccggcgccacaggaaattctagaacAGTTTTGGAacgacgagcccatattttacgctgaTCTATAGCAAACGTCTTGTAATTTTCTACGTTccactgttcgctaaccttcgccagatgccaacgtcccaaacagtcaggctcaggtgggtcagggataccttgatgcatgtcgaattggagcttcacacggtcactttggtgcatctccacagtggtgaaccgtatgatgggtgattttgctgtccaaatagctgcctcgtcaaggtcgggtacgtggtccaattccaagtaaggtcgccaaataaactgcaaagcaaataatattaatttcaaaatatagaagatagttaattttaaaaatatatttagaaaatggaCATTTTTAGTGGTATTACATCTTGGGGTCCAAGTCGATCTAATAGTTGGCggtagaaaatgattttggataCAGGCGTATTGGTGTAATCCAACCCGATTGTATTAAACCTAAACAcattaaaagataaaaatcaatatagttacaaataataatagaataaaatgcactaattaaaataagatccaaaagttaccttgaagcgtaagggaaggcgtaactgtttggatttgcaggggccaataccggcattctccaccatgcccatgcttgtagcaagaatgcacatccactaaatgtacaactattcttttttgcacatttgcacaaGGAACTATAGAGGTATGCCAACACAgccgaaccccaactatatgtctttattgcatcaatgtccccaagtaaacacaagtacataaaattaacactatttcccgtgccttcgggaaatagaaacctaccaaataacaacataatatacatccTAGTTTTCTGTAGTTTActttcttcgtcagaaaactCATTCAATTGAAGGCCCCCATAAGCTAGTTGAAGGCCagcaagctttataccttggcccctacccctttgtcgcccctcaccctctattaaatccacatccaacaattcgacgcatagagcgtttggttgttggacatttccatacactgtctttccatttgttttgagacccaataacatgtacacgtccctagagtgacggtacattcacccattggaaggtgaaaagtatgagtctcaggcctccaacgctcacacaatgctaatataaacttcatatcaactgaggtatgtgttaagttcattacctcaccaaatcccgcacgtttaacgtagtccacaatcaaagggtcaggagcattcatcttaccagcacgggtcctaaatctcgtgatatcctataaaaaaaacattacccataagtatttgaaattagtaaatttaagtaaaaaaaattaagtgtttactCAAACTTACATAATCGGCAATGTTTGCGAGGGTTCCTCGATGCTCTTGACCcatagttaggagagacatgtttgttgatgatgaaacacaaagtttttctgatgataagttgctctgatgaaagtataagaggtgatgaagaaaatgaacaagtttgggaacatatttatagccaaaatgcataggtgaggacgagattccctgcagtgtcttgtcttgtcatgtctgtggtggggacgagattccctacagtgtcttgtcttgtcatgtctgtggtggggacgagattccctgcagtgtcttgtcttgtcatgtctgtggtggggacgagattccctgcagtgtcttgtcttgtcatgtctgtggtggggacgatatatatattatggaaaacattaattcattcattaattaaaaaggtacattgacaataaccaacacagaaactaaaacatctaagaaattactacggttaaaacaatgtcattgggtccatgcatcatttgaaagcactcaatgtcgtattccacgTTATCCCAGAAACTTGTCACTGCTCCAGTCAcagtatcgcgtcaatatcccagatcgttggtgcgactgtggccaatttcaagcatatcgcatgccttgctcccatgtccttgcagcatgttcacatactcactttgatgcattatctttggtatcagaaatttacaaggtatcaacgttgctcaacgtatacgacaattactttccggtggtagcaatggaagcatattggcctgtgtacgagggggaaacagtttggcataacgatttaatgcgtcggaataaaagcggtcgaccaaacagcaggcgtattagaaccgagatggacgtaactaaaaaaatgcagaggaagtgtagtatatgtcatgaggtaggacataataggaccaaatgtcccaatcgtggatctagctccacaacatagtttttagtttcgatgatatttgtaattttctttttcaatgaaatgaattttttttcataaattttatgggttacaacacaacaaacatgaccaaaaaaaatAATGGATTCAGGAGACATATTGAAAGAAATTACCAAATATTaccatggaaaaaatatttggaaccaataatatttacaaacatttaagagaaaatattaccaaaaacattaatgttgaaagaaaaaaattaccgaaaaaatattaccatggaaaaaaaattaccgaaaaaattatataaaaaaatattgttgaaagaatatttgaaaaatataatataaaaaaatttaagagaaaatatgttaaagaaaaaaaaaagaaaaaaaaaaagggggggtgttgtcgccagggggggtggcgacaacacctaaattTTGAAAGcaggcgccaggcccactggcgacaaCGTATTGGGctcagtgttgtcgccacccccctggcgacaacgtggtgCAGGTAGCAAAAAAGTGACATTTggggaatttttttgaaaacatggttatttctgaaattttttttaaataacttgttattcaaaaaaaaaattctattatttttCGAAAAGATTCATGGAGCGTTCTTAATACGGTTTGGTCTATTAAGGAGTTGGTGTGGAGATGGTCTTTCACGGGGGAGATTACTCATCCCAATTGCAATTTCTACGATTTTTGTAAGGAACCGTTGTTTTTTCTATCGCAGGTTCAATTGGTCTGTAATTTCTTTTGTCGAGTTATATCTCGTTCTCTTGTGTAACAggttttgagaacccttagttctccttatattatatcttgcttacacaaaaaaaaaaccatttataACACGGAAAATTCTTAAGTGAACACGGACATAAGAAATTGCTTTACACGCAACCaatcataaaattttaattaatttaaaaataaattaagagttgtctctctccttcataatctcaaccacctCATGAatctaattaaaaacaaaattaaaattaaaatacaattaaaaattgCTTTTTTCGTATTGATTGTTCTTAAGAAATGAATTTAGGGTGGTTTACATGCAAGAATTTCTCTTATAACACACATAGAAAAgtcaacataataataataattaattttttatttgtggttcacatttatttaatttttctaaaattaaaagtATCCATTATCAAATTTCTAATAAAAAACactttaactttaattttttattattgttaattcaAGTTTACACTTGATAAATTTTTAAGTTTACTAATAATATATTCATAaagaattttgtgaaaaaaaaaaaaaagagaaaaatgaaagaagatgagaaaaagaGAATTGATTGGATACAAACCCATTTAACATTAACTTACCAGACGAAGTATCTTCGAAGTCAATAAAACACTTTCATTGAAATACTTAACAAATGTATTGATTCATTCCATCTTCTTTCACTCTCCCAAAAGTACAAAACATTATCTCCATCTTTGGAACCTCCAGATCCTTCTCAACCAACCATCACCACTCACGTGGTAGCTTAACCGTACCCAGGAAGTATCAAACCTCACAGCCATTCCTCTTCTAAAACTTCAATGGCTACTTCCTTCAACCACGTTGTTGCTATGCCTTATCCTGCACGAGGCCACATCAATCCCATGATGAACCTATGCAAGCTCCTTGcctccaacaacaacaatatcctCGTGACCTTCGTTGTCACCGAAGAATGGTTAAGCTTCATCTCCTCCGAACCAAAACCCGACAACATAATCTTCCGTTCTATCCCTAACGTTATTCCCTCTGAACTCACTCGCAGCCGCGACCATCCTGCCTTCATAGAAGCTGTCATGACAAAGATGGAGGAACCGTTTGATGAGCTACTCAACCTACTTGAACACCCTCCTTCAATCATTGTGCATGATACTATCTTGTATTGGGTTGTTGGAGTTGGAAACCGAAAGAATATACCGGTAGCATCATTTTGGCCAACGTCTGcatctattttttctattttcttgcaCCAACATCTTTTGGAACAAAATGGTCACTCTCTTTTGAAATTTTCAGGTAACCATATTCTTAAATTTGTTGATGATATATGTTAGTTCTCTATGTttactttatttatatttaatacagAAAAAGGCGATGAACGTGTAAATTATATTCCTGGAGTTTCCTCAACGCGCTTAGCGGAATTACCATCTTTTCAAAATAAACGaatgaagcagatgcttttgaaAGGTTTTGAGTGGTTTCACAAAGCACAGTGTCTTCTATTCACTTCAATTTATGAGCTAGAATCTCAAGCAATTGATACCTTAAAATCAAAATTGTCCATACCAATTTACACAATTGGTCATACCATACCATACATTAGCCTTAAATATAATCCCAAACTTTACACTGACAATAGCTACTTTGAATGGCTAGATTCACAACCAATTGGTTCTGTTCTTTACATAGCACAGGGAAGTTTtttttcagcttcaagtgaacaaaTTGATGAAATTGCAAGTGCTTTATGTGAAAGCAATATCCGATTTTTGTGGATAGCGCGTAATGAAGCTTCAAGGTTGAAACAAATTTGTGGAAACATGGGATTGGTTTTGGAATGGTGTGACCAATTGAGAGTGTTGTCACATTCTTCTATTGGTGGATTTTGGTCACATTGTGGTTGGAATTCTACTAAGGAAAGTGTTATATCTGGAGTACCGTTTTTGACTTTTCCAATTGTTTTTGACCAACCATTTAATAGTAAGATGATAGTAGAGGATTGGAAAGTTGGATTGAGAGTTAAAGAAAATGTTAAGGAAAATGTTTTGGTAAAGAAAAGTGAAATCGTAAAATTAGTATGTGAATTTATGGATTTGGATAGTGAGCTTACAAAGGGTATTAGGGAAAGAAGTAGAAAGCTTAAAAAGGTATGTTGTGATGCAATTGGAGATGGTGGCTCAGCAGACATTGATTTGAAAGCATTCATAGGTGATATAGTAATGCACTCCCCACATGCTTAAAGGACCACTTCCTGCAGTGAAGTCTCTATCTCAATAATATTTTGATGTGTAGTTTATTGGATTCAAATGTCCATGCTTATTAATATTCTTGTTTGTTTGTTATTTATTGTTATTGAAATAAATTATTCCAGTGGTGCATTGAAATGTATGATAAGACGGgtgaataaataattttatatggtAATTAATTAGATCGCACaagtaaatttataaaatatattaaatataaataagataataataagaAAAGTGTCGAATAAATCTCAAACAACCGTATGATCTAACAGAGTAATAATATAGTTCATATCAAAAAGATCTAATTTAGAGAAATTTAACTACTCGTTAATAAACTAATGAATACCATAAGTTGATAAGTCTCATCATCAAAATCTATGAAAGAATTTCTCTCCAATGACTCCAAGATGCTTCAAAATTTTTCCTTGAATATCCCTAACCGTCACTTTCTCTCTAAAATTTAGAACCCTTAAAAAGTTGGAAAGTGACCTTTAAATAGCAATTATGCGTGTTAGAAAACGCATCCAATCGAACTACGGTGTTAGAGAAGAACATGCCATGAAACATTATCTTGAACCCTAAACTGACTTAGGTGTTAGAGTGCTAACCATACAGGTAAATTATGAGATAGGTTGTAAATTATGAGAAGAACGTGTCATGAAGCATAGTTAGTACCCAAATTACCAAAGGGGTTCATTCCACCGGTGGCAAGTCCAAGCCCAAGGATTCATGGCTCGTGGCCAAAATCTATAAACAATGAGTAAGTTTTCTTCCATTGCAAAAGAACCAGATACATGGCAAATTTGTCCATCACATTTTCATTCATTTTAATACCATATATCATTCTTTGCGGAATTAATATTAGCAAACAATCTCTTTGTCGTCAACCTCACTCTAGTATCTAAGACAGGCGCAGAAGGAATTAAGTTAGGAACAGACTCACAACTTGTGGTTTGCCATATCAAAAGGGAGGAATAAGCCAATGACTTTTGTTATAGAAGAATGCTCTATATCTAGAATGATACATGTAAGTTCAACTTAAAATAGGGGTTGTGTTACTCAAAATTATTGAGAATGCACATAAATAGGTGTCCAACGAATCCCGAAATACTTCTCCATGGATTACAAGTCTAAAAATTCTTTCGAGAAGCCTTATATGTTTTACATTTAACCTAGTAAGAATGCGGATATTTCcaattgatttatttaatacGGAATGCATAAGGATGTCGACATCTGATATCAAAGTGTTTTAGGATAATGAATTCATACATCGATGGATACATATACCCGGGGTCCCGTTGAGTTCTTCGTAATCAAAATACTTAATCATTGCCGTAAAAAATCCATATGGAAGCCATGACTATCAAAGCTATTGGACATCAATGGTATTAGACTTATGAGTATTCAAACTATAACAATTCCGATGAACAGTAACTCACTTTTGACAGTTATACGATTCCAGAAGATGATCTAGAATTGGGTCAATCACGTTTATTAGAAGTGGACAATAGAGTGGTTGTACCAGCCAAAACGTTCGATTAGTCTGATTACTCTTCATTTGACTTTACAAACCAATGGATGTAAACAAATAATACACCCTTCTACTAAAATGGCGGTTAGCAGACGTAAGGTGAAGCTGCTCCTAGGCTCGCAGGCAAGGGAGGATGAGAACTAAATTGCCTTAGATTTTCTTTCCCGAGGTCTTTTTGGCCGAAGGCTCCGCAACACGTTGGAGAACTTTTTTGAGAAAGGTAATTGCTTTGTGAATCAAATTTTGATGTCACCAAATTCTCTGCCAAAGTTTATTAGATCATCGTTGAATCTAAATTAAATTTTTGTGTGCCAACTTTTTACATTACATTAATCAACTTTATTTACTATTAAAAAGTAATGTTCATGTACTCTTCACGTGAGTACTGTTCATGATATTGTTCACCGTATTTGTGAATAGTGAATACATGTAGATGTAAGGAATGATATAGGTATAGCAATGCTGATTGCAGTAATAATGTTGTATAGAATCGTAAATTtacttttcaatttatttaaagtTCCACGATATACTTTggatctgtttggtaaaaatagcggttgactgataagttagctgatagcttatagcttatggctGATGGCTGATAGCTTGTAACTTATAGATGATGGTTAAGACtcatagctgataagctaattgaagtgtttggtaaaattagcagttcaactaacttataaatgaaaaatgacataaaagttaTTTAtacataattatttcattttaaattaaaataaattataaaggataaaagtgagtttttgttaaaataataaggataaaaaaggaagaaaaaaagataaggtataagctataagttaaaacgctatttaaaatagcgtctgaaaaataagctataaactagcAAAATAAGCTAAAAGCTCGTGATGACAAGACCGTTACCAAATAGTTCTAAATTGTTatttgagcttataagctataagacataagttataagttcaaaaatctctcttatTAAGTAAACTCTTTAAACTCTTTAAGTACTTTtacaactttttttaaaaaaataaattcatgTCATTTAATTCTTAAAGTTTTTTAAATTCAATTGTCTAActaatcgttagttggttcaatGGTGATTGGCgatgaacttggtagggaggaccacGATTCGATCCCCTGAAACTACGATCGGGAGGGGGTTAGAACCACTTGATGCTAGAACTGACCCCGAACCAGACTAAACCGGTGGTTTATGTGTTTTAAAAATTGGTCTGGTCATCAAACCTGTAAAGATATTGGGTCATTCGTTTATTGGTTGGGTCATTCGTTTATTGGTTGAACCACTAGGTTATTGGTCGAATCGCATGACTAgatcggattaaaccggataactcggatGAATAAACCTGTCTCTAttgcaatactatatatttataaaatcggTCAAACTGGATGACTCAAtctctaaaaaatatcataacacttacaaaattttgaattttcaaaatatcataatttcacatgtttattctttacattcaaattataaatataatcatcactcacaacattataataaaaactataaatttaaataaattttgaaccaGGTCTAATAACAAACCGAGAAAATTGTTCCAAATAATGTTTGAATAAattctaattatatttttattttataaaaaaatcatgaaaatgacGTTGTtttgtgaagaagaaaaaaacatgcATTTGAACTGCCAATTTTCTAAAACCGTCGATCCACCGGTTTTTTTAGTTTTAACCAATTTTCACTAGTTCAATAGCATATTCGATCCAACAATCAGACCAGACCGATGACCTATTCGATTCCCGGTCAAACTGGCCGGTTTGGTCcgatttttttaacaataaaaacaACTACATGAATCCAATTTGATACTTGCTACTTTTTTTACATTAAAGtatttcaaagtcaacaaaacatgtcattgaaaaaaaatagtatataaaattCTTAATAAACACTATCATTCTCTTTCACTCTTCCGAATACTGAACATTATCTCCTTCCATGGAAGCTCCAGATCCTTCTCAACCAACCTTCACCACCCACGTGGTGGCTGTTCCATACCCAGGAAGAGGCCACATCAACCCAATGATGAACCTCAGCAAATTACTCCTCTCCAACAACCCCAACATCCTCATTACCTTCGTCGTCACCGAAGAATGGCTCGGCTTCATCGGCTCCGAATCTAAGCCAAACAACATCCAATTCGCCACTATTCCAAATGTTATTCCCTCCGAAGAAGGTCGAGCCAACGACTTCGTTAACTTCCTCAAAGCTGTTGTGACCAAAATGGAAGAACCTTTTGAACGGCTACTCGACCGGCTTGAGCCACCACCGACCGTGATAATACACGATACTTACCTATTCTGGGTTGTGCGCGTTGCGAATCGGAGAAATATTCCAGTTGCGTCGTTTTGGCCAATGTCGACGTCGTTTTTTCTTGTGCTTCAAGCCGGGTTGTTGAAAAAATTGacgaaatttactatttttaGTCTGTATTAGCGCGCTTCAAGCCGGGTTGTTGAAAATTGAACTTCATTAAGCGCGCTGGAGGAACACTGAGCGGATCCTGCTGTGTAAAACTTTtataactttgaaatgatgtatcttttgacctgtaactcctttttaagtgtcgtttgaacccccatgaagctctaattgatgtctttctaaTAGATATGACTTGAAAACCTTTGAATATATTCTTGAAACCTTTTCTTGAATTGTATCGTTTgatgttgtgattgttgttgtgaagtgaaacattgttgtatgatgatacaacATAGCGACATGAATGTGAAGTGATGAATTATTATAAAAGTAATGTTGTTTAGTCGATGTTGTGATGTGTTGTAAATGTTTGTTTTGTGGATGTCCATCATtgtgtcgcatccattgcataagtgtcttttagcctgaaaatggcaacgactattagtcTGAAAGATGGCAACGTATATTAGCTTGAAAATGGCAACGACGATGGCCCAAATGGCAATGTTTGAGAcgagagttttactccaaatggtaccacatgcatttgcataagtcgagtcgcattttgaatgtttttgattATGATGTGAATGTTGTGATATGTTGATGATGTAGTTGTGTATTGAATATGTCAATGTAATTGGATAATGATATTGCCTTTTGTGATGAAAGTTGTTATAAGATGTTaggtgatgagaagtggtgaactATGTATGATCTTTTCCTCGCTataaatattatcatacgttcctttatactgtttgatatctcaccccttctttttgaatgttaccctttattggtaacgtgcaggtaacgacgtggagtagcaatttaccttatagctcgagtgagtgtgtctatgctctgatacgtagcactcggggaacgtttGCGATGATTATTGCTTTATGTCGTTGTGTTTTGATTATGTTGTTACATCTTgttggattttgttgttgttctctTGTGAGACATGTTGGATAGTTATTGCCTATTTGGCAAAGACGTTGTGATTTGGATTTATGTTGCTCTTTGAATTCCGCTGCGATATTATGAATTATTTGGTTTGAAGGTTTAATGAAGTATGATTCCTTCGTTATATGTGTTATATATCTATGATCATGAGCATGATTTGTGATGTGTTCTTAGTTGATAAATGTGACACCTCAAATCATGATGTTTGTTTAAagattttgcactctgattttttctattaattgcggggtagatttggggtgttacacctgaCGTTAACTACGAACTTGTGCCACCTGGGCGCCATTAACTATGAACTTGCGATACGTGCTTAATGTAGACTACACAGCCATCCAAGTTGAGGCGGAAAGCATCAATATCTTTTTCTGATTAATTGCCGGTGATATTGACGACCGACCTTCTCGGGAACATTCTTTGGAGACCGATATGACCCTTGAACTTGATCCAAACTCATTTCCCACgctgaattttgaaattttcgagGGAGTTGCAATTCTTGTTCGTGGAAAGGCGGTTGAGATGGTGAATAACCAGATCGCCTGAAGTGAATTGCCCTGTCTGTTTCCTAACACCACCATTTTTTAGATATGCAGACGAGGAAACAAAGGAATTGAACGACTTGAGCAGGTTCGCAGAGATCATTTAGATTAGACGGGTGATGGTGACTCCGATTCAATATTTTGTAGGTGTTGCGAATCGACATCGAGATCTGGATATGAAGTCATGGAAATTGTAGGAATTGGAAGTTGATTCTCACATAATGCGCCAATATTCTGTTACAAAACTAGAAACATAGAGGATTACGGAAACTACGACGTGGCGAAGCTTCATAAGCAGTACAACAATGTGATATCATGTATTTAATATTACGATCACGGTGCTTCTTTAACTAGGGATGTCGATCTTGAATTAGAGTTTTTTATCTTCGACAAACTCGACCTAAGGGATACCTGCATGGTTGGCACTCCAATATCCAAGTCAGTTTAGGAT includes these proteins:
- the LOC131620780 gene encoding UDP-glycosyltransferase 87A1-like translates to MATSFNHVVAMPYPARGHINPMMNLCKLLASNNNNILVTFVVTEEWLSFISSEPKPDNIIFRSIPNVIPSELTRSRDHPAFIEAVMTKMEEPFDELLNLLEHPPSIIVHDTILYWVVGVGNRKNIPVASFWPTSASIFSIFLHQHLLEQNGHSLLKFSEKGDERVNYIPGVSSTRLAELPSFQNKRMKQMLLKGFEWFHKAQCLLFTSIYELESQAIDTLKSKLSIPIYTIGHTIPYISLKYNPKLYTDNSYFEWLDSQPIGSVLYIAQGSFFSASSEQIDEIASALCESNIRFLWIARNEASRLKQICGNMGLVLEWCDQLRVLSHSSIGGFWSHCGWNSTKESVISGVPFLTFPIVFDQPFNSKMIVEDWKVGLRVKENVKENVLVKKSEIVKLVCEFMDLDSELTKGIRERSRKLKKVCCDAIGDGGSADIDLKAFIGDIVMHSPHA
- the LOC131619313 gene encoding UDP-glycosyltransferase 87A1-like, with product MEAPDPSQPTFTTHVVAVPYPGRGHINPMMNLSKLLLSNNPNILITFVVTEEWLGFIGSESKPNNIQFATIPNVIPSEEGRANDFVNFLKAVVTKMEEPFERLLDRLEPPPTVIIHDTYLFWVVRVANRRNIPVASFWPMSTSFFLVLQAGLLKKLTKFTIFSLY